The sequence TTGTTAGGTTCATAGCACTTCATTCATATCTCCATTGGAAGATGACAGTTCAAGGGAAATGTTTAGCCTTATAAAGAAGCTCAATATTGCTCCTCAACCCCCCAAGAGGAGGGGAAAGCAAGCCACATGTAAGGATTCCCAAAATTTCAATACATGCCTATGATTAAAAACATGgctggtcatctaagtattacttTTTATTATTAATGTTTTCAGCAAATCTTGAAATGCTTATGGTCGGAAGTAACAGCAACTCATCATCAAAGGTAAATGCTTACTGACACTCTTTTCTGTTTGCTGTCGTACTTCTCACCTGGCTGTTAATTAGCTGAAAGTTTGTAATATGAATTGACTTCATATGGCAAATCATTGCCTATGTTGCTCCAAATTGAAAATTCACCTAGTAAAACCTGGACTTAATCACTTAAACATGTACTATCCCTCTCATTGTTTTGTTAGGGAACATTTTGTAGTTCTCTTCCATTGCAACTTGCAAGGCATTGCTGAGATTTTCGTTAAACCGATTTCCCCCTCATGTTTGTCTCTTGACAGTATTGTATGTTCTTTGCAGTCGTCTTTTCTCGGCCGAACAACGAGTGGTCCAATCTCATCTTCTCATAGATCAACTTACAAGGGCTACATTTTCGGTCGCGATGACAGCAATAGCAACAGCAAGAGCTGCTTTGCAGCTTCTGAGAGTAACTCGGATGTGGTAAGCTTGATGAAAACTTGTCTCTGATCTTGTCATAATTCCAATGTGCCCAGAGGCAGAGTCGCGCATTCCCTACATTCAGAAACATTCTCATGTGCGCCCTCATTCCACTGTACAGCAGGACCAGGCGAACCCCAGCCAACCCAAGAAAGCGAAGTTCAGCAGTTCACAGACAAAGCCAGCCGCATCAGGCGCAAGCTCCGAGGGCGGCTCGACCTCAGGCGCCTCCCTGTTCGAGCTCCTGCGCAGGTCAACTTCCGGCGCCGAGAAGCAAGAGCACAAGCGCCCCGAAAGCTTCGGCGTCATCACGGAGAGCCAAGCCGTGCACCAGTTCTCGGCGTTCAAGCTGTCAAGGAAGTTCTCCAAGATAGGAGCAAGGAACTGACTCACATACCATTGCTACCATGTACACCTGCTTATGTCGGTGGAAGTACATTTTTCGTGGTATTTTCAGTGTAGCTCGTTTCTGTTACCTATCTGTGCTCTGGGAAAATGTGCATTGGATTCTGTATCACCTTAGGTTTAAGATGAATGTGCATCTGTGTGTTTCTGAATACATATGGATCTTTTTCTTCTGATGGTCGACAGCCTGGGCCGGCGCAGGCCGTTCGTCTTAATAATGGGCCAGACCGGGCTTGAATGGCCCACCGGTTGGTCAACGACGGCCCGGTCTTACCAGCCGCTCCCGCACGCGTAGAAAATTCTAGGGTTCAAATCAAATCGACCTTGTCCTCCTCGCCCTATCCTCTCGCTTCCCCCGTCCAATCCCCACCTCAGCAAGCAAACCCTAATCGACTGCCACGGAGGAGGCAGGATCGAAGGTGCGCCCACCAAGCGGGAGCTGGCCGTGGCCGTACCTGAGATCCGAGCCTCCGGACCTCAAaatcccccgccgccgccaccgccgtcgctcTCGCGGTAAGAAGATCACCCGTCCATTCCGTTCAATTCGCAGCTGAATTCGGCGCTGCCGGTGGCCGGAACCTCGCCTTCCTCCCCGAATCGAGAGATTCTCGGAGTATTCGCGTTCTGAGCTCCGGATTTTTGTTTATCTCCCATGGCAGCCGCGGCAGGAGGGTGATGAGATCTTCGCGGGCGGGCCTCGCTCGGTCTTAAGATGCTAGCCGGCGGCGTTGGCAGCAACAGAGGCGGCAGCTCCCATCTCTCCTCTTCCGGAGCGGACCTACGCGGAGGCCGGAGCTTCCTCTTCGGGAACACCTGGTTCATGCTCTCCGCCTACCCGGCGCGCCTGCTCCACACCGCCGAccgccgcgcgcccgccgccgccttcgtcgccGCCGCCATCCACCGGACGCCCCGGGTCGTGCGCGCGCACGGCGGCACGGGACAGGGCCTGCTGCAGCGGGGCATCGTCATGGCCGCCTGCGGCTACGCCTTCGGGCGGGCCGACCTGGGCGCCGCCGCCAAGCGCCAGCTCGAGAAGGACTCCTCGTCCGTGGCTGCCCACGCCTCGCGCGTCGTCGCCATGGGGTCGCCTGGGACCGCGGCCAGGCCCGACGTCTCGTTCAAGTACCGGGGTTTGGAGTACTGTAAGAAGGTCGGCGTGAGCTTGAGATGCCGCGAGCAGTGGGGGGCGGCTAGGACGTTCTGGACCAGTGCCGTTGGACCAGGCAGGCAGCTCGGCTTCTCGGTTGACCCTTGGGCTCGGGATTTCAGCACGTCGTGTGCGGCGCCTTACTCCGCTGGAGCTACAGAGAGTCAACTGACCCTGGATGAGGCATTACAGGAGAAGCAGACGGATAACTCCACCGTTGCTTCTGATGGGTATGTATCCTGATTCCTGTTGCATGTGCCATTATGAATTCGAAATGACTGTTTCCCTTGGAATTTCTGTTAAATTGATCTAAAACAGATAACAGATACAAACACGCATTTAATTTCCATGAAATGTTCGATTCCTTTAGAATTTCATGCGCTGTTGTGTTTGTCGCCTTCATGTTTTGTCAAAAGAAGAGTGTCTGTATGTAACCCATGAGGAATGCCTGAGTCTTGATATAGGTCCATACTATACATGAATGCTTCTATTAGTCACCCAAAATGTTGTGTTCCGTGCTTACCGTTGTCTATATGCAAGTGCTAACATGCAAGCAAGCATTTTCTCAATCAAGAAAGTTAAGTTCGAAATGGGACTAATGTGATTATTTCATGATAAGGCCACAAGGATATAAGTTTGAGTTTTGCTTCGGTACCCCTTCCCTCCCTTAAAAGTTTGCACCAATCTTAAAGTTACTTAAAAAGCCTATCCCCATATTAGCTTGCAGATCAAACATATTGAATAAATTGATTTAGATACAAAAGACTTTATTATCCTTTTTTGGATAACAGCAACAGGACGGCACAAAATGTAAGACATCGAACATGAACCAACTATTTGCGGCCTATTTCCTACACACTAGTCCATTGCATCTTAAGGAAATTTGCTCTCATGTTGTTTCCAGCTGTTATCTTCTGATAGCAACTGTTCTATTGCTTTTTTTGCACCTGTTGTTGGTTGGCTAAAAACTTTTTCTACAGGAAGTCACCTGCTCCTGAAAAACTGAAGCTGGTCTCAGGTTCTTGTTACCTGCCTCATCCTGCTAAGGAGGCGACTGGCGGCGAAGATGGCCACTTCATTTGCATTGATGAACAGGCGATTGGTGTGGCAGATGGTGTTGGTGGTTGGGCAGATCACGGTGTTGATGCTGGACTATATGCGAAAGAACTAATGAGTAAATCAATGAGTGCTATCAAGGATGAACCAGAAGGTGCAATTGACCCATCAAGAGTTCTGGAGAAAGCTTTTACAGGCACCAAAGCAAGGGGATCATCAACTGCTTGCATCATCACTCTTAAAGAACAGGTTAGCCAGATTTTCTGACTTTACTTAATCGTTGTTCATTGTAGTCTCCCTCCGTTGCCAGTTGATTTATTGTGCTGAGTAAACACAAATTGTTACTATGTAGTTGCTTTGGACCATGTATAGTAGCACAGTAAGGCACCTCCCACATTATCGGAGGAAAAAGGGGTTGTTGATGTAGTAAAATGGGTATAGCTGAAATAGCAATTTTGGTGCTACATTCTTGGATCGCTATGGTGCTGCGGTATTCTCGTCCACGAGTATAAAAGTAACTGTATTGATAAATCTCGTATCCATCTGTTTGGTCATGTCTGAGCACTTTCAGTTCTACAGAACTAGAAGTTCCTGATTCGTATTTCTGGAAAGGAACACATTTATTTTGCAGTCCTTTTTTCTAGTTTAGTGATGCTTACTATCATGCTATTTAAACTTGCAGGGTCTTCATGCTGTAAATCTTGGGGACAGTGGCTTCATAGTGGTCAGAGATGGCCGCACTGTTCTCAAATCACCTTCGCAGCAGCATGATTTTAATTTTACTTATCAGCTCGAGAGTGGGGGTGGCAGTGATCTTCCAAGTTCTGCCGACGTGAGTACATCCTGACTTTGCAGTGATCTTCATTTATCTTTCCTTGCTTGGAGAACTCTGATACAACATATTAACTCGGAAGTCTTTCTTCTCTGGAGTAAAGTTTATAGCATTGAAATATTTTATAACATGATGCCCTGTACTCACTTATGTAGGTATTTCACTACTCGGTTGCTTCTGGTGATGTTATCATTGCCGGCACGGATGGGCTTTTCGACAACCTGTACGACAACGAAATCACTGCCGTCGTTGTCGAGGCCCTCAGGAGTGGCCTCGGTGCCCAGGGCACAGCTCAGAAAATCGCGGCCCTTGCTCGGGAGAGAGCGGAGGATAAGCACAGGCAGTCGCCCTTTGCAGCCGCTGCTCAGGAGGCTGGGTACAGGTACTATGGAGGGAAGCTTGACGACATCACGGTCGTGGTGTCGTATGTGACGAGCGCCGCAGCCGTTTAATGCGATGATGCTTCCATTTTCTGTTGTAATGTACATAACCTTTGCCCCAAACTCATGGGAGCTCCTACGCCCCGGGGAGTAGATTCCTAGGCTGGTTTATTCTGAGTGTTGGGGGATCCCCTGGCACCTTAATGTTTTAGAGTATTGAGATTGCGCTTTGGCTCGGGAAATCGTGGCGAAAAACCATGTCTGCCCCCCTGCTCATTTGGCACTACATGAGATGCTTCTTGTAAACCTATCCTTGGTGGAAGGAGAACCACCACCTGCTGGCAAAGTTTTGTTGTAGTTGCTGAACATGTTTGCCTTCTCGTGCTGCTGAGAGGTAAGCTGTTGTGAGTTCTTACTGTGCGTTAGCTCACCAAACTGCCGCGAGCAATTCCCTTAAAAAAGGTGTTGTAAACAATTGAATCAAAATAATGTATCAAGGCAATTTTATTTACATGCTGTTGTCACTTTCGAGATCTCGAAGTGGACAGTTTTGCTGGTATGGTGAGCCTTGCTGTTTCTGCCGTGCCGCCTTAGTTACTTGGAAAGCACTGTTTTTTTGTTGTTGCGAGGTTTAAGATAGGGTTGCAAAGATAACTTCGTGGATTTACGGCAGAAGGTTTGAGTAAAGAAGGGCGTGTGATATTTCATAGCGTTGCAAAGAAGCTCCACAGTTCTCTTTTAAGCTGGTCTGAGTTCTGATCTCAAGCGTGCCGTTAACGGTCATTTCAGGTCAGGTACTGGTCTGAATTCTGATCTGAAGTGCCGGCCGTCCTCAGGTCAGGTACTGGCCCGAGTTCTGATCTGAACCGTTAAGGGTCGTTGTCACCCTTCAGGTTAGGGCCGTCTGTTAACAGTCGTCGTCGGGTCAGCTCTTTGCTGCTTCTAGCATTCGGTGCCGATTTGAGCATGCCGTTCACGCCACATACCTTCCTCTGAATTTGCAATCATCATGCAATATGGCAAATCTGACCAACTTCTTTAAAGAAAAACAGATTTTGGTTGCTCGTTGTGGGGTTCAGACGAAGGACCTGAACGTGACAACAACATTTGCATGCATGGTAATGGTAGGCCAGGTACCTGAATGTGAGAacaagatttgcatgcatgccattACTGATGTTCTCATTTTCTTTGTTCAGCTAAAGAAAATTCTTTGTTCAGACAGCACACCCTGCTTGTTGCTCACGGACGCTATGCACCAGATGAACCAGACCAGGGACTGGATTGCAAAATCGAACTTCTTTAAAGAAAGCCGGGCCAGGGAGCAAAATTTAATTTGAAAAGATTGGCAGGGGCCGCGCGAACGCGTACCCCCTCTATCACAAATTATGACGTTCATTCTCCCACTTGGGGAGATGATGGGCCAACGCACCCACCAAGTGCAATGTGGGCCATTGACCCAGGCCACGGGCCTTCTTGATCGCCCGTTGACCCCGTCCAGGTAAGTAAGGAGAACGTAGCACCTCGCCCTCCTCTTATAGCCAGCTCTCCTGTTCGATTCTCCTCGgctgggcgaggtgggactaaaaactgaAGAGCAGCAGCCGCGGGGGCGAAGGGAGTCACGGGGGGCGCGATGAGCTTCAGACTTTAGTGGGCTCACGTTTGACCTATCTGGCCCTACAGCAGCAAGACGTGGGCCTTGAGAGTACCAGTTTTGCGTTCTTGCTGTGCAATCGTGTTGCTCACCACTAAAAAAAAAAAGTGTAATCATGTTGCTGAAGAATGAGCCATGGCAACTGTTTCCTCTCTAAAAGGAAACAGGTACGTACATGACAATTCAACAAAAAATTAGAAAAGTTATAAATAAACTCATTTGCTAAAGTTTCTTCATTCGTTTCTTTCGGAAGAGTTTCCTCTCACTTTTCTGTGTGGAAGTTTTTTTCCGTTGTTATGGTAAAAACAAAATATGTTTAGCTTTCAGGGTAGTTGAGGTGCGTGCTGGTGTTTTCCTTCGATAGCTAAAGCCCCCTTGCTAAAAAAACATATACAAGCAAGCCCAAGGTAGTTTTATTCTAGATCAAGCATGTAGTATCCCTCTATTTTTTGATTCCCCGTATTATGTTTGTCTTAAGGCAAACCTTTTGAAGTTTGACCATGTTTAATGAAAAAAAGTATCGACACTCACAATACCGAATCAATGTCATTATATTAACTATGAAATATAAGTTCACATTGTATTTATCTGGTATTGTAGAAGTTATTCTTTTAAATATAAATTTGGCCAAACTTTATAAAAATTGGCTCCAAACAAATCTAATACACGGAGTAAAAAGAAACACAGGGAGTATGAGTTGCTCGGATGGcgtatttttccttttcttcccaGCCTATTTTAAACCTGATTTGATTTGTATGatgggaagaaaaggaagaatacaCAATAAATAGTGCATATCCTATTCGGGCAGTCCAAATTTGCAAGTGTATCCCATATTCTGTACAACACAAGGGCAGTCCAAAATTTGCAATGCTTCTAGATGGTATTTGCCACAATGTGTGGCCTCACTGGTGGAAAGTGTAAGGTGAACTGGTCGTCCGTGTGTGCGCCGATGGAGAATGGTGGCATGGGAATCATTGATCTGCACCAGTTCAGTTCGGCTATGTGCCTCTATTGGCTGGGGCTTTCTTGGCGCTACCCAAATTGGCCATAGGTTGGCATTGAATTGCCCTACGGCGAGGCGGACCGACCGATCTTCAGTGCTGCCGCATTGATGACCCTGAGCAACAGTGAAGCTTCCTTCTAGAGTTGTTCTTGAACGGGAACGTGCCCCTACGGTCTATTAACCATCGGCATATGCAGTTTCAAGGCACGACCAAAACAAGCAACAATGCAATCATCTGGCAAGCGCGATCATCAAGACGTTTGAAAAATCTTTCTCTAGCTCCTCTTCAGGAACTGACTTTGATTCAACGATCGTCGACAATGCAGGGGGTGGCCGAACGGGTACTTCTGCCAACTATGTTTCAGAAACCTGGAATCCCCGATGCACCTATTCTGGAAATGTGAAACATCCCTGGCCGTGTGGAACAAGGAAGCCCTCTGCCATGGCTGTGAATCCCTTCTCAGTGGGTACATGGGGTTCTACATCAAAATGGGAAGACATTGTTGCCACCATAATCAACAAAGCTCGACCACAATataacaaggctagatgaagataatCAATGTAGCTCTTTAGTTGATGATCAaatttcccctacaccaccataccatgtgcttgctctaacttggcagtgtgatatgtggttgcatgttgcatttgatgtctagcttgtattgcttctaatttgattaaattgcatctgctattctgcttactttacacattatacttgttaatgtgacatgccttcctatttttggtacatattatatctgtatattaaccatgttcttacatcaaactactgtttttgtgtatcccgcatcaatcacttatgatgagacacctttagtatatccAACGTGATATTGGTTGCATATTGCATATGATTGATAACATGTaccgcttctaatttgttgaaacatcacttatgatgagacgcttttaacttggcagagtcatactggctgcatctttcatgtggtgtctagcttgcattacttctaat comes from Triticum aestivum cultivar Chinese Spring chromosome 5B, IWGSC CS RefSeq v2.1, whole genome shotgun sequence and encodes:
- the LOC123113868 gene encoding probable protein phosphatase 2C 80 translates to MLAGGVGSNRGGSSHLSSSGADLRGGRSFLFGNTWFMLSAYPARLLHTADRRAPAAAFVAAAIHRTPRVVRAHGGTGQGLLQRGIVMAACGYAFGRADLGAAAKRQLEKDSSSVAAHASRVVAMGSPGTAARPDVSFKYRGLEYCKKVGVSLRCREQWGAARTFWTSAVGPGRQLGFSVDPWARDFSTSCAAPYSAGATESQLTLDEALQEKQTDNSTVASDGKSPAPEKLKLVSGSCYLPHPAKEATGGEDGHFICIDEQAIGVADGVGGWADHGVDAGLYAKELMSKSMSAIKDEPEGAIDPSRVLEKAFTGTKARGSSTACIITLKEQGLHAVNLGDSGFIVVRDGRTVLKSPSQQHDFNFTYQLESGGGSDLPSSADVFHYSVASGDVIIAGTDGLFDNLYDNEITAVVVEALRSGLGAQGTAQKIAALARERAEDKHRQSPFAAAAQEAGYRYYGGKLDDITVVVSYVTSAAAV